From the genome of Vicia villosa cultivar HV-30 ecotype Madison, WI linkage group LG2, Vvil1.0, whole genome shotgun sequence, one region includes:
- the LOC131649573 gene encoding uncharacterized protein LOC131649573 — protein sequence MEPERRKTKKYTFKSLEVEELRKLGSLIVDQDKFCSKYGRLLYLLRTKMEEGILPTLFHFYDSLYHCFTFPDYQLFPTLEEYSSIIGLPITRRVPFTGLEQDPKLCEIAKSTHLRKEEIEKNMVTKAGLPGLPAEFLIEKALTLSQERKEEDFEAVFALLVYGLFLFPNINNLVDMNAIKIFMNKNHVPTLLGDTYYSIHLRNSYGKGMVTCCTPLLYKWYISIFLTPLNSGARKKD from the coding sequence ATGGAACctgaaagaagaaaaaccaagaaatatacttTCAAGAGTTTAGAGGTGGAAGAATTAAGAAAGCTAGGATCTTTGATTGTTGATCAAGACAAGTTTTGTAGCAAGTATGGAAGATTGTTGTATCTCCTCAGAACCAAGATGGAAGAAGGAATCCTCCCCACTTTGTTCCATTTCTATGACTCATTGTATCATTGCTTCACCTTCCCTGATTATCAACTATTTCCTACCTTGGAAGAGTATTCAAGCATCATTGGGCTACCTATCACTAGAAGAgttcctttcactggtttagaacaaGATCCCAAGCTTTGTGAGATTGCAAAATCTACTCACTTGAGAAAGGAAGAAATTGAAAAGAACATGGTGACTAAAGCAGGATTACCTGGATTACCTGCTGAGTTCTTAATTGAGAAAGCTCTCACCTTGTcacaagaaagaaaggaagaagactttgaaGCTGTTTTTGCCTTGTTGGTGTATGGATTGttcttgttccctaacattaacaacTTGGTTGATATGAATGCCATCAAGATCTTTATGAATAAGAATCATGTTCCTACCTTACTTGGGGACACTTACTATTCTATTCATCTTAGAAATTCCTATGGAAAGGGAATGGTTACCTGTTGTACTCCTTTGTTATACAAGTGGTACATATCCATCTTTCTGACACCTCTGAATTCTGGAGCCAGAAAGAAGGATTGA